Proteins encoded by one window of Flagellimonas lutaonensis:
- a CDS encoding DUF4126 domain-containing protein, whose product MTQETILSIFLGIGLAASTGFRVFLPLFTLSLAAYFGVWELNENWAWIGSLAAVLTLGVATLVEIFAYFIPWVDNALDTIAIPLAAIAGTAVMVSTIADLDPVVTWSLAIIAGGGTATAIKGANAAGRLTSTATTGGVANPVVSTVETGTAMVVSTASIFAPMVAAFLVVVILAFIFSIYRKLRPRKNKS is encoded by the coding sequence ATGACGCAAGAGACCATATTAAGTATTTTTTTGGGGATAGGGTTGGCCGCATCGACCGGATTCCGGGTCTTCTTGCCACTCTTCACCCTAAGCTTGGCCGCTTATTTTGGTGTTTGGGAGCTCAATGAAAATTGGGCGTGGATCGGCAGTCTGGCCGCTGTGCTTACACTTGGGGTGGCCACTTTGGTCGAGATTTTTGCCTACTTCATTCCGTGGGTCGATAATGCCCTTGATACTATCGCCATTCCTTTGGCGGCCATCGCCGGAACCGCAGTAATGGTCTCTACCATAGCTGATTTGGATCCAGTGGTCACTTGGTCGTTGGCCATAATAGCCGGGGGTGGTACGGCCACGGCAATAAAGGGGGCCAACGCAGCCGGACGTTTAACTTCCACAGCAACTACGGGAGGCGTTGCCAACCCGGTGGTTTCAACGGTTGAAACAGGCACGGCCATGGTAGTTTCTACAGCTTCTATCTTTGCCCCGATGGTGGCCGCTTTTTTGGTAGTGGTCATTTTGGCTTTTATTTTCAGTATTTACCGAAAATTGCGCCCTAGAAAAAACAAATCCTAA
- a CDS encoding iron-containing alcohol dehydrogenase family protein, whose protein sequence is MKDRKLGYRNFPMVPRVVYGRGSFDQLADILLPKRRNSDAPMIFLVDDFFEGKELQGRIPLLFNDQIIFVSADEEPKTDQVDALVAQLRETFDEPPSGIIGIGGGTLLDLAKAVAIMLNNTGKAERYQGWDLVEKPAVYHVGVPTISGTGAEVSRTTVLLGPEKKLGINSDYTVFDQVVLDPELVATVPKDQWFYTGMDCFIHCVESLNGTYLNAFSQSYGDTALTLCKEVFLKDLSEEEAQDKLMMASWHGGMSIAYSQVGIAHALSYGLSYLLGVKHGIGNCLVFQHLEEFYPEGVQMFNQMLKKHQIKLPKGVCANLSKEDFNTMITVALGMEALWENALGRDWKKVIGPKKLRSIYEKI, encoded by the coding sequence ATGAAGGACAGGAAACTTGGGTATAGGAATTTTCCAATGGTGCCAAGGGTAGTCTATGGCCGTGGCAGTTTTGACCAATTGGCCGATATTTTATTGCCCAAGCGCCGCAATTCTGATGCCCCCATGATTTTTTTGGTGGACGACTTTTTTGAGGGCAAAGAGTTGCAAGGTCGAATTCCATTGTTGTTCAATGACCAAATAATCTTTGTATCGGCTGATGAAGAACCCAAGACCGATCAGGTCGATGCGCTGGTGGCCCAGCTGAGGGAAACCTTTGATGAACCGCCATCGGGCATCATAGGCATTGGCGGGGGCACGCTGCTGGATCTGGCAAAGGCGGTCGCCATAATGCTGAACAACACTGGCAAGGCCGAACGCTATCAAGGCTGGGATTTGGTAGAAAAACCAGCGGTCTACCATGTTGGTGTGCCCACAATCAGTGGCACCGGGGCCGAGGTGTCGCGAACAACGGTTTTATTGGGGCCAGAAAAAAAGCTGGGCATCAACTCAGATTACACGGTCTTTGATCAAGTGGTGCTAGACCCAGAATTGGTGGCCACTGTGCCGAAAGACCAATGGTTCTACACGGGTATGGACTGCTTTATACACTGTGTGGAGTCGTTGAACGGTACATATTTGAATGCGTTTAGTCAGAGTTATGGCGATACGGCGCTGACCCTTTGCAAAGAAGTCTTTTTAAAAGATTTGTCCGAAGAAGAGGCACAGGATAAGTTGATGATGGCCTCGTGGCACGGGGGCATGAGCATTGCCTATTCGCAGGTGGGTATTGCACATGCGTTGAGCTATGGTCTTTCCTATTTATTGGGGGTCAAACACGGTATCGGCAACTGCTTGGTATTTCAACATTTAGAGGAGTTTTATCCAGAAGGCGTACAGATGTTCAACCAAATGCTAAAAAAACATCAAATCAAATTGCCGAAAGGGGTCTGCGCAAATCTTTCTAAGGAGGACTTTAACACCATGATCACCGTGGCCTTGGGCATGGAGGCATTATGGGAAAATGCCTTGGGCAGGGATTGGAAAAAAGTTATCGGCCCCAAAAAACTAAGGTCGATTTACGAGAAAATCTAA
- a CDS encoding DUF349 domain-containing protein, producing the protein MEEKDHKLQDVAGEQEHNDNDSTTAQPESHGEAATEKTVESTTEDTGAAAEEKEAPEPANAAEKADATSEDPENKDVLEEIAEENAEDAEDTENEKRHHIPFLDYHSMPMENLVGELQRLVKNEKVQAIHKHVSAIKYEFDQKYQEFIEHKKEEFVANGGNEIDFRYNSVTKRQFNEVYAEYREKRDHYYKNLEKTLKENLEKRLAIIEELKGLVNVEEDMNTTYKAFKELQARWRNVGPIPRSHYNDVWRTYHHHTEIFYDFLHLNRELRDLDFKHNLEEKIKLVERAEALADEPDLGKAFRELQTLHKIWKEDIGPVAKEHREEIWERFSNATKALHQRRQDHHKELEKQYLKNLEKKNELIAAIKEVAEKVADNHKAIQRQIRKVEELREAFFKAGRVPQKVSDATWDAFKEAVRSFNRQKNQFYKGLKKEQHENLEKKKKLLELALSMKDSDDFDTVTPEMKRIQAEWKKIGHVPRKYSDKIWNEFKAACNHYFDRLHSRRNASHKEELENYEKKNACLERLKAFTIGKDKEKDLQTVKAFIEEWKGYGRIPYNKKHINSKFNKIIDALLKKLGVSQQEAELIKYGNKIQQLAKAENDRAIANERTFIRRKIDEAKSEIRQLENNLQFFSNASEDNPLVQEVVNNIERHKETLATWKAKLKKLNVMENKLNKEAEDDEDTADSSEEE; encoded by the coding sequence ATGGAGGAGAAAGATCACAAACTGCAAGATGTTGCAGGGGAGCAAGAACATAACGATAACGATTCGACCACAGCACAACCCGAAAGCCATGGGGAGGCCGCTACCGAGAAAACGGTAGAAAGCACTACGGAAGATACAGGCGCAGCCGCTGAAGAAAAGGAGGCCCCAGAGCCGGCCAATGCCGCTGAAAAGGCGGATGCTACGTCTGAGGACCCCGAAAACAAAGATGTTCTAGAAGAGATAGCCGAAGAGAACGCCGAGGATGCCGAGGACACCGAAAATGAAAAACGGCACCATATTCCCTTTTTGGATTACCACTCGATGCCCATGGAAAATCTGGTGGGCGAACTGCAACGGCTTGTCAAGAACGAAAAGGTACAGGCCATACACAAGCACGTTAGTGCCATCAAGTACGAATTCGACCAAAAGTACCAAGAGTTTATAGAGCATAAAAAGGAAGAGTTCGTCGCCAATGGTGGCAACGAAATAGATTTCAGGTACAACTCGGTCACCAAAAGGCAGTTCAACGAGGTATATGCCGAGTATCGCGAAAAAAGGGACCATTATTACAAAAACCTTGAAAAAACGCTCAAAGAGAACCTTGAAAAGCGTTTGGCGATTATTGAAGAACTCAAAGGGCTGGTAAATGTCGAAGAAGACATGAACACCACCTACAAGGCGTTTAAAGAACTACAGGCCCGATGGCGCAATGTGGGGCCCATACCCCGAAGCCATTACAACGATGTGTGGCGCACTTACCACCACCACACCGAGATCTTCTACGATTTTCTGCACCTGAACAGAGAGCTGCGAGACCTTGATTTCAAGCACAACCTCGAAGAGAAGATAAAGCTGGTCGAACGTGCCGAGGCGCTTGCCGATGAGCCCGACCTGGGCAAGGCATTCAGGGAGCTACAGACCCTGCACAAAATCTGGAAAGAAGACATTGGGCCCGTTGCCAAAGAACACCGTGAAGAAATCTGGGAACGCTTTAGCAATGCCACCAAGGCCCTGCACCAACGGCGACAAGATCACCACAAAGAGCTAGAAAAACAGTACCTGAAAAACCTCGAGAAAAAGAACGAACTGATCGCCGCCATTAAAGAGGTGGCCGAGAAAGTGGCCGACAACCACAAGGCCATACAGCGACAGATCAGAAAAGTAGAAGAACTGCGAGAGGCATTCTTCAAGGCCGGCAGGGTACCGCAAAAAGTGAGCGATGCCACCTGGGATGCCTTTAAAGAGGCCGTGCGTTCGTTCAACCGGCAAAAGAACCAATTTTACAAGGGCCTCAAAAAAGAACAGCACGAAAACCTTGAGAAGAAGAAAAAGCTGTTAGAGCTGGCCCTTTCGATGAAAGACAGCGACGATTTTGACACCGTTACCCCTGAGATGAAGCGTATTCAGGCCGAGTGGAAAAAAATAGGCCATGTGCCCCGAAAATACTCCGACAAGATATGGAACGAGTTCAAGGCGGCCTGCAACCACTATTTTGACCGGCTGCACTCGCGCCGCAATGCCTCACACAAAGAAGAGCTCGAAAACTACGAGAAGAAAAATGCCTGTCTTGAACGCCTAAAAGCCTTTACCATAGGCAAAGACAAAGAAAAAGACCTACAGACCGTCAAGGCATTTATAGAGGAATGGAAGGGCTACGGCCGCATTCCGTACAACAAAAAACACATCAATAGCAAGTTCAATAAGATCATCGATGCGCTGCTCAAAAAATTGGGAGTCAGCCAGCAAGAGGCCGAGTTGATAAAATACGGCAACAAGATACAACAATTGGCCAAGGCAGAGAACGATAGGGCCATTGCCAACGAACGCACTTTTATCAGACGAAAGATAGACGAGGCCAAGAGCGAGATCCGGCAATTGGAGAACAACCTACAGTTTTTTAGCAACGCCTCAGAAGACAACCCCTTAGTGCAAGAGGTGGTCAACAACATTGAACGGCACAAAGAGACCCTGGCCACCTGGAAAGCCAAATTGAAAAAGCTGAACGTGATGGAGAACAAGCTGAACAAAGAGGCCGAGGACGACGAAGATACGGCCGATAGTTCTGAGGAGGAGTAA
- a CDS encoding 1-acyl-sn-glycerol-3-phosphate acyltransferase — protein MHSIAKFIYFKLMGWKLVGTFPDVDKCVVIVVPHTHWLDFFLGLLVRKVVNKEIHYIGKKSLFKPPFGWFFRWTGGTPVDRGKNNNLVDAIVNVFNGREVFRLALAPEGTRQKVDQLKTGFYFIAKKAEVPIVMVAFDFGKKQVKISEPYHATADMEQDFRTVHNFFKGVKGKVPELSF, from the coding sequence ATGCACAGCATAGCCAAATTCATTTACTTCAAACTAATGGGGTGGAAGTTGGTCGGTACGTTTCCCGATGTGGATAAATGTGTGGTCATAGTGGTGCCCCATACCCACTGGCTCGACTTTTTTCTGGGCCTGCTGGTAAGAAAAGTTGTGAACAAAGAAATCCATTACATAGGCAAGAAAAGTCTTTTTAAGCCCCCGTTCGGATGGTTTTTTAGATGGACGGGTGGTACCCCGGTCGACCGCGGCAAAAACAATAATTTGGTAGATGCCATCGTGAACGTATTCAACGGGCGAGAGGTCTTTCGGTTGGCACTGGCCCCTGAAGGTACCCGGCAAAAGGTAGATCAATTGAAAACCGGATTCTATTTCATAGCCAAAAAGGCAGAGGTGCCCATTGTAATGGTTGCCTTCGATTTTGGCAAAAAACAGGTAAAGATATCAGAACCGTACCATGCTACCGCTGATATGGAACAAGACTTTCGAACGGTTCATAATTTTTTCAAAGGTGTAAAGGGCAAAGTGCCCGAACTCAGCTTTTAG
- a CDS encoding IS3 family transposase (programmed frameshift): MKKSRFTEAQIVSMLHQYDSGMKVTDICRDKGITTATFYSWKRKYGGMDAQQLKELKSLQEENRRLKAMYADLSLDHRILKDIIEKKPLRPCGRRELAEGIVKEEGLSISRACTIVCLCRSMWYYRSRRDDTQVIDKLTELAEAKPNRGFDWLYNRMRKQGHKWNRKRVLRVYRFLGMQLRRKTKKRLPKRIKEPLEVPDAPREVWSADFMSDSLITGRNFRVFNLMDDFNREALCMKGNFSMPGIRVVEYLREAIEIHGKPLAIRVDNGPEFLSRVFVNYCEVEDIEIKYIQPGKPSQNGFIERFNRTYREDVLDAHLFRDIEEVNMETERFREEYNRFHPHKSLGRSSPKEFLEVFQRGMPL, translated from the exons ATGAAGAAAAGCAGATTCACGGAAGCACAGATTGTATCCATGCTCCACCAGTACGATTCGGGAATGAAGGTCACCGACATCTGTCGTGACAAGGGTATCACCACGGCCACCTTTTACAGTTGGAAGCGCAAGTACGGTGGTATGGACGCCCAACAGCTCAAGGAGCTCAAGTCTTTGCAGGAAGAAAACAGGAGGCTCAAGGCGATGTACGCAGACCTGAGCCTTGACCATAGGATTTTAAAGGACATCATCGAAAAAAAGC CTTTGAGGCCTTGCGGGCGCAGGGAACTGGCGGAAGGCATCGTAAAGGAAGAGGGGCTGAGCATTTCACGTGCTTGTACGATAGTATGCCTTTGCCGTTCGATGTGGTACTATCGGAGCCGTCGTGACGATACGCAGGTCATCGACAAGTTGACGGAACTTGCAGAGGCCAAGCCGAACCGGGGCTTCGACTGGCTCTATAACCGCATGCGCAAGCAAGGCCATAAATGGAACCGTAAACGTGTACTGAGGGTCTACCGGTTCTTGGGCATGCAACTAAGGAGAAAGACCAAGAAGCGATTGCCCAAGCGGATAAAGGAGCCGCTGGAGGTACCCGATGCCCCAAGGGAGGTATGGAGCGCGGACTTCATGTCCGACAGCCTGATAACGGGAAGGAACTTCAGGGTGTTCAACCTGATGGACGATTTCAACCGTGAGGCACTTTGTATGAAAGGAAACTTCTCCATGCCCGGAATAAGGGTGGTGGAGTACCTAAGGGAGGCCATAGAGATCCATGGCAAGCCCTTGGCCATAAGAGTGGACAACGGCCCCGAATTCCTATCCAGAGTCTTTGTCAACTATTGCGAAGTGGAGGATATCGAGATAAAATACATACAACCGGGCAAGCCGAGCCAGAACGGTTTTATCGAAAGGTTCAACCGGACATATCGCGAAGATGTACTCGATGCCCATTTGTTCAGGGACATCGAGGAAGTAAATATGGAAACGGAACGCTTCAGGGAGGAATACAATCGGTTCCATCCCCATAAGTCTCTGGGAAGAAGCAGCCCGAAAGAATTTTTAGAGGTTTTTCAAAGGGGCATGCCCCTTTGA
- a CDS encoding ATP-dependent DNA helicase: protein MKDMTASDFYGILVEKFSYEPTEKQTIALKELSAFALSKKQEEIFVLKGFAGTGKTTLMGCLVNSLWKAKLKCVLMAPTGRAAKVMSGYSSTTAHTIHKKIYYPKKTSAGGVQFVLAPNKHRNTLFIVDEASMISDVGSDSKLFENGSLLDDLLYYVYSGHRCKLILVGDTAQLPPVGSELSPALDARQLALNYDKEIVALELDQVVRQASDSGILMNATALRQYMETGLYDAFRFQLAPFKDIVRLIDGYEIQEAIDSSYSQNGKEDTAIIVRSNKRANLYNQSIRQRILFLENELSVGDFMMVVKNNYFWLKPSSEAGFIANGDLIEVLEIFAIKQLYGFSFAEVKVRMVDYPKQRPFETVLLLDTITAETPSLSYEENNRLYQEVLKDYANEKSKYKRFLGVKNNRYFNALQVKFSYAITCHKSQGGQWDTVFVEQPYIMNGIDKEYLRWLYTAVTRARKKLYLIGFSNNFFLEDE, encoded by the coding sequence ATGAAAGACATGACAGCTTCTGATTTTTATGGCATTCTCGTTGAAAAATTTTCATACGAGCCCACCGAAAAGCAGACCATTGCACTTAAGGAACTATCGGCTTTTGCACTGTCGAAAAAGCAAGAGGAAATCTTTGTTCTGAAAGGATTTGCCGGCACTGGAAAGACCACTTTGATGGGTTGTTTGGTCAACTCGCTTTGGAAGGCAAAGTTGAAGTGCGTATTGATGGCCCCAACAGGTCGGGCGGCAAAGGTGATGTCGGGTTATTCAAGTACCACGGCTCATACCATACACAAAAAGATCTACTATCCCAAAAAGACATCTGCGGGGGGCGTACAATTTGTATTGGCGCCCAACAAGCACCGTAACACCTTGTTTATAGTCGATGAGGCATCGATGATATCGGATGTCGGAAGCGATTCTAAACTTTTTGAAAACGGCTCGCTGCTTGATGATTTGTTGTACTATGTGTACTCTGGGCATAGGTGCAAATTGATCTTGGTAGGCGATACGGCTCAGTTGCCACCTGTGGGGTCTGAACTGAGCCCTGCCCTTGATGCCCGGCAACTGGCCTTGAACTATGATAAAGAAATAGTGGCCCTAGAACTGGACCAAGTGGTCAGGCAGGCTAGCGATTCAGGAATTTTGATGAACGCTACCGCCTTACGGCAATATATGGAGACCGGTCTGTACGATGCGTTCAGGTTTCAACTTGCTCCGTTCAAAGACATTGTAAGGCTGATAGACGGGTATGAGATCCAAGAAGCCATTGATTCTTCGTATTCCCAAAACGGTAAGGAAGACACGGCCATCATCGTGCGTTCCAACAAAAGGGCCAACCTCTACAACCAAAGTATTCGGCAGCGCATCCTGTTTCTTGAAAACGAGCTTTCGGTAGGCGATTTCATGATGGTGGTCAAGAACAATTATTTCTGGCTCAAACCAAGTTCTGAAGCCGGTTTTATCGCCAATGGCGATTTAATAGAGGTGTTGGAGATATTTGCCATCAAGCAGTTGTACGGCTTCTCGTTTGCAGAAGTAAAGGTGCGCATGGTTGATTACCCCAAACAAAGGCCCTTTGAAACCGTATTGCTTTTAGACACCATTACTGCAGAGACACCTTCGCTCTCCTACGAAGAGAACAATCGTCTCTATCAAGAGGTTCTTAAAGATTATGCCAATGAAAAATCGAAGTACAAACGGTTTTTGGGCGTAAAGAACAACCGCTATTTCAATGCCCTACAGGTAAAATTCTCTTATGCGATTACCTGCCACAAATCGCAGGGAGGGCAATGGGACACTGTATTTGTCGAGCAGCCCTATATTATGAACGGCATAGACAAAGAGTATTTGCGATGGTTGTACACGGCAGTCACCAGGGCAAGGAAAAAACTCTATCTGATCGGGTTTTCGAATAATTTTTTTCTTGAGGATGAATGA
- a CDS encoding HAD family hydrolase, which translates to MEVNFDNITVIGFDADDTLWVNETYFREAEERFAELLERYETKNKIDQELFKVEMKNLELYGYGIKGFMLSMVECALDLSNNTVPQETISKILHLGKDMISRPVELLDGVEEVLQKLAGHYRLIVLTKGDLLDQERKLKRSGLSKYFHHVEVLSDKKEENYENLLDHLNIAHDKFLMIGNSLKSDILPILNIGAQAVHIPFHTTWVHELVSEEERVNHHLKLNNIVDILKYLKH; encoded by the coding sequence ATGGAAGTGAATTTTGACAACATTACGGTAATCGGCTTTGATGCCGATGACACCCTTTGGGTGAATGAAACCTACTTCAGGGAGGCAGAAGAACGCTTCGCTGAACTGTTAGAGAGGTATGAGACCAAGAACAAGATCGACCAAGAACTGTTCAAGGTAGAAATGAAAAACCTTGAGCTGTACGGGTATGGCATCAAAGGATTCATGCTCTCAATGGTCGAATGCGCGTTGGATCTTTCAAACAATACCGTTCCGCAAGAAACCATTTCAAAAATCTTGCATCTAGGTAAAGATATGATTTCCCGTCCGGTAGAATTGCTCGATGGGGTAGAGGAGGTCCTACAAAAGCTTGCGGGCCATTATCGGCTGATCGTTTTGACCAAGGGAGACCTGCTCGATCAAGAAAGAAAGTTGAAACGTTCGGGTCTTTCAAAATATTTTCATCATGTAGAGGTGCTAAGCGACAAGAAAGAAGAAAATTATGAGAACCTTTTAGATCATTTGAACATTGCACATGACAAATTTTTGATGATTGGAAACTCATTGAAATCAGATATATTGCCCATATTGAACATCGGGGCCCAGGCAGTGCATATTCCTTTTCACACCACATGGGTACACGAATTGGTCTCTGAAGAAGAACGAGTTAACCATCACCTGAAATTGAACAATATTGTCGATATTTTGAAGTACTTGAAACACTGA
- a CDS encoding DUF368 domain-containing protein, protein MHQPRTFWDKFYLVIKGLVMGAANKVPGVSGGIVAFVGGFYEEFIYSLQKVNLKAFKLLFNGRFKSFFRYTNANFLALLVSGMLISYFSVSRLLDYFLDKKELFVWASFFGMILGSIYYISKDYNHWNRQTITAGVVGLLMGLSISFLSPAKENDNLLFIFFCGIISVSGMTLPGLSGSFILILMGNYVLLLVDSVNALYDTLAEVFRGDFSFWQNAERIRTLKILAVFTLGSATGLVTLSHLLGYVLKRYHETTTAVIIGFITGSLGVLWPWKQTIYKTDALGNFLLDSNGDKIIRNYQRYWPDWTSMETWGAVFFIILGIFVLLALDWYGRNRKERKKVRASR, encoded by the coding sequence ATGCATCAACCAAGAACATTTTGGGACAAATTCTATTTGGTCATCAAAGGCCTTGTCATGGGTGCCGCAAACAAGGTGCCAGGGGTCTCAGGTGGTATCGTGGCCTTTGTCGGTGGGTTTTATGAAGAGTTTATCTACTCGTTGCAAAAAGTAAACCTCAAGGCTTTTAAACTGTTGTTCAACGGCCGTTTCAAAAGTTTTTTCAGATATACCAACGCGAACTTTCTTGCCCTGTTGGTGAGCGGCATGCTCATCAGCTATTTCAGCGTCTCACGTTTACTGGATTATTTCTTGGACAAAAAAGAGCTGTTTGTCTGGGCTTCCTTTTTTGGTATGATCTTGGGGTCTATCTACTACATCTCAAAAGACTACAACCATTGGAATAGGCAGACCATTACCGCCGGCGTGGTGGGCCTGTTGATGGGACTCTCCATCAGTTTTTTGAGTCCGGCAAAAGAAAATGACAACCTCTTGTTCATCTTTTTCTGTGGCATTATCAGCGTTTCGGGCATGACACTGCCCGGCCTCTCCGGCTCTTTCATCTTAATATTGATGGGCAATTATGTCCTGCTTCTGGTCGATTCGGTCAATGCCCTGTACGATACCTTGGCAGAGGTTTTTAGGGGCGATTTCAGTTTTTGGCAAAATGCCGAGCGGATACGCACCCTTAAAATATTGGCCGTGTTCACCTTGGGTTCGGCCACAGGGCTCGTCACCCTATCGCATCTGTTGGGCTATGTGCTGAAACGCTACCACGAAACCACCACGGCGGTCATCATTGGGTTTATCACAGGTTCGCTGGGGGTACTATGGCCATGGAAACAAACCATTTACAAAACGGATGCCCTCGGCAACTTTCTTTTGGACTCGAACGGCGACAAGATCATCAGAAACTACCAACGGTACTGGCCCGACTGGACGAGCATGGAAACCTGGGGTGCGGTGTTTTTTATAATATTGGGCATCTTTGTGCTCTTGGCATTGGATTGGTATGGAAGAAACAGAAAAGAAAGAAAAAAGGTTCGGGCTAGTCGGTAA
- a CDS encoding DUF6090 family protein has protein sequence MKFFRRIRHKLILDNKKIQYLKYALGEIILVVIGILIALQINNWNQSIKDKNSLNEYLIKIKSHTTEDIEQLVDLAKGRKQIADLCKKARNSEGFPVFEDFPVFEDLPFLKASLFLKASLFLKASLFLKTYPFSYSG, from the coding sequence ATGAAGTTCTTTAGAAGAATAAGACACAAGCTAATTTTGGACAATAAAAAAATTCAATACCTGAAGTATGCGTTAGGAGAAATCATACTGGTGGTAATAGGGATTTTGATTGCTCTACAAATTAATAATTGGAATCAGTCTATTAAAGATAAAAATTCACTTAATGAATATTTGATAAAGATAAAATCTCACACAACTGAAGATATAGAACAGTTAGTTGATTTAGCAAAGGGAAGAAAGCAAATTGCCGACCTCTGTAAAAAAGCACGTAACAGTGAAGGCTTCCCTGTTTTTGAAGACTTCCCTGTTTTTGAAGACTTACCCTTTTTGAAGGCTTCCCTGTTTTTGAAGGCTTCCCTGTTTTTGAAGGCTTCCCTGTTTTTGAAGACTTACCCTTTTTCGTACAGCGGTTAA
- a CDS encoding shikimate dehydrogenase family protein produces the protein MEETEKKEKRFGLVGKDISYSFSKGYFEKKFKQLDLRDHSYENFDLADISGFKSLVEQCNLSGLNVTIPYKEAVIPYLDAIGETAQEIGAVNTIAFTENGLIGHNTDAYGFEHSIRPLLQPHHTNALIMGTGGASKAIAFVLKKLGLGVTFVSRTEQEGMLTYQALDGDVLKEHTVIVNCTPLGTHPNIDEKPDLPYGFLTDKHLLYDLIYNPEKTSFLQEGEKQGATIKNGLEMLRLQAEKAWEIWTS, from the coding sequence ATGGAAGAAACAGAAAAGAAAGAAAAAAGGTTCGGGCTAGTCGGTAAGGATATCTCCTACTCTTTTTCAAAAGGATATTTCGAGAAAAAGTTCAAACAGCTGGACTTGCGCGACCACAGCTACGAAAATTTTGACCTAGCCGATATTTCAGGGTTCAAGTCCTTGGTCGAACAGTGTAATCTTTCGGGCCTAAACGTGACCATTCCCTACAAAGAAGCTGTAATTCCTTATTTGGACGCCATCGGCGAAACGGCCCAAGAAATCGGTGCGGTCAATACCATTGCGTTTACCGAAAACGGCTTGATCGGCCACAACACCGATGCCTACGGTTTTGAGCATTCAATACGGCCCTTGCTACAACCACACCATACAAATGCCTTGATCATGGGTACGGGCGGCGCTTCCAAGGCCATCGCATTTGTGTTGAAAAAATTGGGCCTTGGCGTCACCTTTGTATCACGAACCGAACAAGAGGGCATGCTGACCTACCAAGCACTCGATGGCGATGTACTGAAAGAGCACACCGTTATCGTAAACTGTACGCCACTGGGCACGCATCCGAACATTGATGAGAAGCCCGATCTGCCCTATGGCTTTCTCACCGATAAACACCTGCTGTACGACCTCATCTACAATCCCGAAAAGACTTCCTTTCTGCAAGAAGGTGAAAAACAGGGTGCCACCATCAAAAACGGACTCGAAATGCTGCGGCTACAGGCCGAAAAAGCTTGGGAAATCTGGACCTCCTAA
- the kdsB gene encoding 3-deoxy-manno-octulosonate cytidylyltransferase has protein sequence MIPARYQASRFPAKLMQDLAGKPVIQRTYEATVETGLFDEVYVVTDSDTIFDLITASGGKAIMSQKAHESGSDRIAEAVETLDVDIVVNVQGDEPFTEKQSLQKVIEVFKDDTDEEIDLASLMTPIQDWDEIANPNTVKVIVDHRNFALYFSRSPIPYPRDKENKAIYYKHKGIYAFRKRALLDFRQMPISPLEASEKIEAIRFLEHGKKIRMVETEVTGIEIDTPEDLERARKVWK, from the coding sequence ATGATACCCGCCCGGTACCAAGCATCGAGATTTCCTGCCAAATTGATGCAAGATCTTGCAGGCAAACCAGTCATTCAGCGAACATATGAGGCCACCGTTGAAACCGGCCTTTTTGACGAGGTGTACGTGGTGACCGATAGCGATACGATCTTCGACCTTATCACAGCTAGCGGTGGTAAGGCAATAATGAGCCAAAAGGCACACGAAAGTGGAAGCGACCGCATTGCTGAAGCGGTAGAGACACTTGATGTCGACATCGTGGTGAACGTACAGGGCGATGAACCCTTCACTGAAAAGCAGAGCCTTCAAAAGGTCATTGAGGTCTTTAAGGATGATACCGATGAAGAAATTGATTTGGCATCTTTGATGACACCTATTCAAGATTGGGATGAGATTGCCAACCCCAATACGGTCAAGGTCATCGTCGACCACCGCAATTTTGCCCTCTATTTCTCACGGTCGCCAATTCCGTATCCAAGAGATAAAGAAAACAAGGCCATCTATTACAAGCACAAGGGTATCTACGCCTTTCGCAAGAGGGCTTTGTTAGATTTTCGGCAAATGCCCATATCGCCCTTAGAGGCCAGCGAAAAAATTGAAGCCATAAGATTTTTGGAACATGGAAAGAAGATTAGAATGGTCGAGACCGAAGTGACCGGCATTGAGATCGATACACCCGAAGACCTTGAAAGGGCCAGAAAAGTATGGAAGTGA